One genomic segment of Gossypium arboreum isolate Shixiya-1 chromosome 3, ASM2569848v2, whole genome shotgun sequence includes these proteins:
- the LOC128290558 gene encoding uncharacterized protein LOC128290558, giving the protein MTSKAQTTSVASVGSIQPNRQECLQCGRRHLGECRVNERGCFKGCSLDHFIRDCPEINDKEKNQEVRASNAPLRGRPQRNTGSGANSRGRTRDAVVRSEGRAPTRTYAICACEEAKSLDVIMEHLRTVLQILRDKQLYAKFSKSEFWLKMVEFLGHIVSGDGIRVDPNKISAIVEWKPPRNVTEVRSFLRLAEYYR; this is encoded by the exons ATGACGTCTAAAGCCCAGaccacttcggttgctagtgtcggCAGTATACAGCCAAATAGGCAGGAATGTCTACAATGTGGGAGACGCCACTTGGGCGAATGCCGAGTAAATGAGAGGGGATGTTTTAAGGGTTGTTCGTTAGACCACTTTATCCGAGATTGTCCCGAAATAAATGACAAAGAGAAAAATCAAGAGGTGAGGGCGAGTAATGCTCCTTTGAGGGGCAGACCCCAAAGAAATACGGGCAGTGGAGCTAATAGTAGAGGCAGGACTAGAGATGCAGtggtgaggtccgagggcagagcgcctacgaggacttatgctatctgtgcCTGTGAGGAGGCAAAATCTCttgatgtgattatgg agcatttgagaactgtgttgcaAATCTTGAGGGATAAGcaactttatgccaagtttagtaagagcgagTTTTGGCTCAAGATGGTTGAGTTTCTAGGACATATAGTGTCGGGTGAtggaatccgagttgatccaaataagatctcCGCCATTGTGgagtggaaaccaccgaggaatgtgacagaggttcgcAGTTTTCTGAGGCTAGCGGAATACTATAgatga